A DNA window from Coffea arabica cultivar ET-39 chromosome 6c, Coffea Arabica ET-39 HiFi, whole genome shotgun sequence contains the following coding sequences:
- the LOC113692988 gene encoding proteasome subunit alpha type-6 has translation MSSRGSGGGYDRHITIFSPEGRLYQVEYAFKAVKAAGITSIGVRGKDSVCVVTQKKVPDKLLDQTSVTHLFPITKYLGLLATGMTADARTLVQQARNEAAEFRFKFGYEMPVDTLAKWIADKSQVYTQHAYMRPLGVVAMILGIDEEAGPQLFKCDPAGHFFGHKATSAGAKDQEAINFLEKKMKNDPAFSYEETVQTAISALQSVLQEDFKANEIEVGVVRKENPIFRVLSTEEIDEHLTAISERD, from the exons ATGAGTAGTCGTGGAAGCGGAGGTGGTTACGATCGTCACATCACGATCTTCTCTCCCGAAGGTCGTCTCTACCAAGTCG AGTACGCATTTAAGGCCGTTAAAGCCGCCGGAATAACCTCCATTGGCGTGCGGGGGAAGGATTCCGTCTGTGTTGTTACCCAGAAGAAAGTTCCG GACAAGTTATTGGATCAGACTAGCGTCACCCATTTGTTCCCCATTACTAAGTATCTTGGACTTTTAGCTACTGGGATGACag CTGATGCAAGGACCTTGGTTCAACAAGCTAGAAATGAGGCTGCtgaatttcgtttcaaattTGGTTATGAGATGCCTGTGGATACATTGGCAAAATg GATTGCTGACAAATCTCAAGTTTATACTCAACATGCTTATATGAGGCCACTTGGAGTAG TTGCTATGATATTGGGTATTGATGAGGAGGCAGGACCTCAGCTATTCAAGTGCGATCCAGCTGGCCATTTTTTCGGACACAAG GCCACCAGTGCTGGAGCTAAAGATCAAGAGGCAATTAATTTCTtggagaagaaaatgaaaaatgaccCTGCTTTCTCTTATGAGGAAACTGTACAG ACTGCCATTTCTGCGTTGCAATCTGTTCTGCAAGAAGATTTCAAGGCTAATGAGATCGAg GTTGGTGTTGTGAGGAAAGAGAACCCAATCTTCAGGGTGTTGTCAACCGAGGAAATCGATGAGCACTTGACTGCCATCAGTGAGCGTGACTGA